CTACAATCAAAGTAAGTGGTGATGATAAACTCCCCTAACATGGGTTTCAAATTGTACCTTTTGAGAGGATATTGAAGGAGTTGAGTGACATGTTCTTAGTGGGAGTTAAGCTAATACATGGGGTCTAACCTTTTGGAATTTTTACCATTTGGGACctatacctttttttttcaccgtttaggACCTCATTCCCTTTTTCCGATCAAGTTTAACTAGAGTACTTTAAAAGGTTAGGTCCTTGGGTTAAAAGATTAAACTAATTCCAAAGTTTGAGGACtaacattttcattttttcacCTTTCAGGACCTAAACTTTTTATTTTTCACCTTTTGAGACCTCATCCATGTAATTCCAATGCAATTATTAAACTTCTAATCATTTACATAATAATATGTATAACTTGATTCACAAACTTTGCCcatataaaaattgattttgggcATCAAAACATATATCACACAAACGTGCAACTTGCAAGATATCTCTCTGTTTTTCATGGCTCTTCCAATAACAATGCTCATTGATGTCACTCCTGGAAAAGAAAATTGGAAAATAGGAGTTCGAATATTAAGGATGTGGGAGGCACCGGATTATTACAAACCGGAAAAACCTGAATCCCTTGAAACCGTTTTCGTAGACGAAAAGGCATATTAAAACCTTTAAACAATTTTATATTATTGGTTTTTGAATTGGTATATTATCTTCTATAATGAATTTATTTTGATTACAAAGATCGAAGATTCAAGCCAGTATTAGGAGCACGTACACTCATTGACAAATTTTAAAAAGAGTTGAAAGAAGGTGCTACTCGGGTGATTGCTAATTTTGGAGTAGTCGGAAATAAATTTAAACATAGAGCGGCATCCAATACTTACAAAATAAACTTTTTCTACAAAACTACAATCAAAGTAAGTGGTGATGATAAACTCCCCTAACATGGGTTTCAAATTGTACCTTTTGAGAGGATATTGAAGAAGGAGTTGAGTGACATGTTCTTATTGGGAGTTAAGCTAATACATGGGGTCTAACCTTTTGGAATTTTTACTGTTTGGGACCTATACCTTTTTTATCACCGTTTAGGACCTCATTCCCTTTTTCTGATCAAGTTTAACTAGAGTACTTTAAAAGGTTCGGTCCCTGGGTTAAAAGATTAAACTAATTCCAAAGTTTGAGGACtaacattttcattttttcacCTTTCAGGACCTAAACtcttttttttcaccttttgagaCCTCATCCATGTAATCCCAATGCAATTATTAAACTTCTAATCATTTACATAAtaatatcactacaagaaaatgacCATTTAGCGACGGATTTTTGTAACCGTACAAATATCGGTTGCTAAATTACTACTAGTCAAGTGTCAGTCGCCACTTTGGTACGGAAGTATTTTCGGTCCCTATTTAGCTTCGGATTATCATTCAGTCACAACAATCTGTAACAAATTACCTACCAAGCATACGTTGGTCACTAATTATTtacataaataattttagtCACTATTTAATTACCAACAAAATTTCAGTCACAAATTTCAGTCACTAAATAGTTACAGAAATACTTTTTAGTCAATATTTTGATATAAAACAATTTCAATCCCCATATAGCGACAAACACGATTTCAGTCGCAATGCGTTAGTCACAAAATAAGGACTAGCTAATTTTCTGTCACTTATTAGTTACAGTTAATGTTCTGTCACAAATTCCAGTCGCAATTTTATTACCAACTAAATTTCAGTCACTAATTAAACACTGGATAACTTACTGTCCCTATTCCACTACGAAGAtaatattgactataatttttcgATTGAAATAAGACATGAGTGTGCTTGTACGTACGtataaaatcaatacaaacacGAATTTAACCAAACTATATATTCACGTACGACACGACaagttaaatatatatatatatatatatatatatatatatatatatatatatatatatatatatatatatatatatatatatatatatttatatatatatatatatgcaatcTTGTACTTCCTTTGTTACGTTTCTGAAAGTTTTCCATTTCTTTGGACACGTACACTTGCCAATGCACATTTTGTAGCGTTAACATCTCTAATTACATGTTAGGAAAAAATATacatttttgatatttttaaaatactagCCGAGACGAAATAAACAATACCCACATGATTACAATTTTTCTTACATatcctatataataataaaaaaaaaagtcattggCTTATGTGAGGCCTCCAAATCTCCAATGAAGCAATTCTATACACTCCCGCCAAAAGTACATAAATCCCTCCGAAACAACCATcacaaaatttaaaaattgaagaaacaAACTCCCATTTAATAATTTCCCAAATAAAACTTAAGTAAAAACAAAAACCACCTAAATTTATGATAcacttttttttctctctctctctctctcctcaatttgTAAAAGCTTTATTTGCCCTTTTGTACCATGGTTCACGGCAACACAAGAAAAGTGCACATTCGACATTTCCCGAGGGGGCAAGCTGCATGAAGtttctagggttttgatttCAGAAGGTTCAGAACTATATATGTTATCTATCAATCGAAttgcttttttttattttagatgaAATTTTGTTGTTTGGGGATTAACCGTCTAAGCCCATGCATGTCGTTGATTGCTACTATATGGGATGGATCGGATTGGGCTACCGATGAGGCCGGTATAATATCAACCACGGATATGATCCGTTTCTGGCCGAATTTACCGGAGTTGTGACTCTTGGGTGTGCATTCGACCCAATACAAATTCCATCAGGTTGCGGTGAAATAACACTTGAAGGATTACGAGACTATGAGGAGTTTAGGAGGCAACAACTGACATACTCCTATTGCAGTGATAAGAAGAGGTATACCACACCTTTGCCTGAGTGTTTGGTTGGTCCAACAGGTGGACTTGCGTATTATTAGGCCAAATAAGTTTCTATAtgtttttttaaatattttcaattaaGTTATTCATTTGGAGGATTATAATTCATTCTCCATTCATTTGATTCATTCATGTTATTGAAAAATAGTTGTAAAAGAGGGACGGATCCAGGAATCCAGTAAAGGGGTGTTTTTATAGGTATCCGTGCAATAGCACGGGCACAAACTAGttggaaagaaattaaaagaaATTCACGTACCTACTAtatcactttcatcttattttaataaattcaactcgcTCTCCGACCTATAACTACGTGTCGGTCAAactgtatcttttaattaaatacagaGAGAGTAATTTTCAAACATCTATATATACTCactcttttatatatatatcataTTTAACTCCTTAATTAAATTCTTTAAAGTAGTTTTCCTATGAGATCGCTTGTGCATAAGACTACGTACTAATCATATTATCATTAAGAAACATGACTATATATTGATAAAATGTAACCTCCATTCCATAATATAATGATTCTcatgtttaattattattaattcataTATGGtcaaattaaatttttatgtttaattattAGTATAAATAATAGAAAATTAATTTGTGGGATCTCATTGGAATTATTTCAATgtaaattttctaaattttcaatattttttttataatttttactaatgtaaaattaaaactatcaatgttcaaagtagtgcattggagaccacatattataaaaaagtgaggaacattatggaatgTAGAGATTATTTGATTAGAAAGTATAACTAGTTGTTTGATTATGATTATTGAACATAACTATTTAATCAGTATGTGtaattaatttgaaaatattaCTTGGTAAAAAAAGTTGATTTATATATAAAACCATCAAAATATATAAGTTAATTtcttttaaaattctttaataTGTAAGTATTCACAAGTAATTTCTCCATTTGGTAAACTCTTTGTTTAATATCTAAGACCaagataatattttttataCTTAAGGAAGATATCTTAAactaatacttcctctgttcataAATATTCGCAACGTTTGATATTTTGACACTATTCGTATATTCCACTTTGACTATTGTATGAAACATAGTCATGCGAGATCtggttagattcgtctcaatacatattttcaaaagatcaaatttttataatttttgtttgaaGAAAATTTAAGACATTGACGATCTAAAatgtgcattgacatgcgtgaaagtgacaaacaTTGCGAGTATTTATGAACGGCGGGAAGTATATCGTTTGCTAAATAACCTAATATACTATTGTTTATCCTATTTTTTTAAGTGAAATGACAATTGATTCATGTGATCAATTTATTTCATTAAAGTAAGAAATGAGGATAAATATCACCTCCTATTTAATCACCTTTTAAGAAGGGGTTTGTTTTCTTTGTTCTACCTACTTAAACTTTGTTCTATTCTTAGTACTCTGTATATATATTTCACCGTGTTACCCCTTTTATCATAATAATTACACATTTCTATCATATATCTTACGTTACCCACTATTGTCCATTATTTTACTACCTCTTTTTATCGATCATATAAACATGAGACTACAATAATTGAGTACCTAAAAAACCCGAAGGAAGTATAAATTTCAAAAGAAAATTATTTTTCGGGTAGAATTTGTGAGTCAAATCAAGACTATAGCTAACACAAAATATTACTataaagtactccgtataaagtaacaaaaacaaataattaaatacTAAATTTACAAATCAAACCCCTTAAAAACTGCATACTCCAACATATTCTTACCAAAATGGGAGGTTTTCTAAATCTATACTGGATATaccattaaattattaaaataatatattagcattaaaataatattatctGTTATAGTTGGGCAAAAACAgtgaaaaaagaaaaggaaaaaccaAATTCATGTGAGCGCCAAACAAAGAGTTAGAGAGAGACTGAAATTTTCATTTTGCGCCATCAACCAAAACACCAAAAACATGAGCGCCATAACCAAATCAGTAAATTTGAGTAACCAAATAGTTTCAGCAAAAATCAAAACCATTCAtaggtttctctctcctcctttgtTTTCTCTCTTCATAACCAGAAGAAACTTCTCCCTTTCTCTTTCAGATTTGAAGTGCGGTTttcttaataaaatttattggaTGCAAACACTGTGATTCATATCTTATGATAATGGTCCGGATTTTTATTTTTCGACGTTCTTCCAACCCTAATTTTATCTCCCAGTTTAGCGTTTCGAGTAGCTAGTTGTTAGGCCGGCTGACCAGACCGCAATTAGCTAAAGACCCGGTGGTGGTGGAAGCAATCGAGGCCCTCGATTTCTCGGACCCCGAttcgattcttcttcttcatcgacTTATGCTGCTTTCTGCCTCTGACAATCTTCGTCCTCATGGCGCCGCCTCGGTCAAGGTCTGTAAACTTTTTGGGTCTAGATCTGttgattttaattgatttagCTGTTTTTATGATCTgtgatttattttttcttcacTTTTGTTAAGTGAGTATTGGTTTTTTGGATCTGGGTTTATTGTTATTGATCTGGTTTTGTTTTATTGTGTTTTTTGTTGGTAAAGTTTTgaactttttgtgttttgaatGGTGGATTTTTATGGTGAATACTTTTGAATGGTGAATGAAAACCCTAGTGTTTTCTTTCAAGCTAAAAAGGGTCTTAGACATGGGGATCCCTTTTCTGTCTGCTCTTGGAATTGATTTTCTATCCAGATTCAAGATTGAAATGAGTGAGAATcgtgattttttattttcatactATGCGTGAAAAACTGCAGATTACTATTTTCAAGTAGATTactaatttatttgtttatgaatAATCGGATAATTTTCTGTAGTGGTAATACTGTTTCCGTGAGGAGGTAATTTTCAGCTTCATGAAGTTCTCTAAACTCTAAAGCATAAAAGGGACTTGAATTGGACGGACAAAAGCAGTATTTTATTTACATATGTGGCTTCTATAAACTGTAAGCCTACCATTAGATATGAGAGCCAGATCTTTCTACTCCTAAGGTGCTAAAAGAAGTTCAGAGATTTTGTCGGACTTGTGTCACTATTGATCAGTCCAAGAGAGCTTTGGTGGCTAAGGATCAACATTGTCTTCGTGAGTCTAAAGAAGTCCAGGAGATTGGGATCTGTTAGATCTATCTGTTTGGAATGAAGCAGCTATAGGCCGTGGCAATTAAACAAGATAAGGTTTGGATAGGGTGACGTCATTCTTATAATATCAGGTTTGATGACATTTGGACAATGCCAGTATGGCTGTACCAAATGGTTTGATTTGTTTTCCAAGGTTGTGTTCAGGACGACAAGTTCTCCATCAAGAAGCTATACAAAAGTTGCATGTTCCTGTTACTTTTGTTCCAGACAAAAAATCTTATGTAATAAACTGGCTAGACCAAAAGGAATTTTTGTAAAATCGTTGACTATCTTGCACAACTTTTCTACCAAAGATAAAATGATGTAGTGGAGTATTCAAACTCATGGAGAATATAGAGGATATATTCCTTCGTTGTTGTTTTTCTGGCCTAAGATTTTGCAGGTTCTTAAGCTTGTAAGAGGTTACCTTCCTCATGATCTTGAAGTGCAGCAAGATGCCAAAGCTTATAGgagaaaagtaaaaaataacGAGTGTAGAATGTGTTTGCATAGACTCTATAGTGGCTTGGGGATGTTTTCAGAATTATTATGTTTAGACTCTATAGTGGCTTGTCGTAGCTCTGaatttcctttaatattgttacattTCTGTAATTAGCTTCACTCACGAGGTTTCCTTTCTCTCAACCCTTCCtataacactagtagaaaaaacccttattgcagcgggcttttagacccctgttgcagcgtacatcgtatgctgcgactggggggcctgcaacaagtctgaacttgttgcagcgtacaatgttcgctgctaaaagtggttttttgcagcttacatatgtatgtacgctgcaacaagtgccaaaaaattggcaaaaatttgaacttgttgcagcgtacatatatacatatatatgttcgctgcaaaagactcaactttttgcagcgtacatttatttgtacgctgcaacaagtctggaattttgtgaaatttttttcccttgttgcagcgtacaatatatatgtacgctgcaacaaagcacttttggcgggaaaattctaattttgtttagggatacctagagtgccttgcaccaaatatagaaacctgtcaaaacaataatagaataacgcaacctgtataacaaatataaaaacaacaactggagttttgtatatatcccaaaaccaaagtgtaCGTACCACATACAATTAAATATatgtatgttccaatttcaacgaacgcatacattttaatataaaagattgttctataacatctaaaccaactcgatcaagcgctcATGCCAATAacaaatacttgctggtaaaaaacttagcccattgctcacgaaccacatcaatttcctcactagcataaggcgcattcctcggagtatatacctttacaaaaataaaaataaaaattaagcattagattaaatgcaaattaaatGTCACATTTTTACATTCAaacaactaatgacaatgtcctaacaGTCTAGAACACGAATCAAAAGTaaggaaaatgtcattttagcaaaTGTTGGTACTACGGGAAAACAGATCCAGCAAATGTTGGTGTTGTGAAACCTCTGTATGAAGACCTCAATCTTCAGGTATAATGAATGAAAAAATTATCCTAGAATAGCATGCACAGTAAGTGCTGATTGTTTTCTCCctcatttaactttttttttttgtttttggtgtgATAATGATATGTTTATGGTAGGGGATCTTTGCTGAGTATGAGAATCTAACAGTCAGCATTGAGATTCATGCTGCTTTGTTTgtgattataaaaaaataacgaCAGTCCCACTTTGTGCTGACTGATCTAAATTGAGAAATGGGAAGTCTGGAAGCAAAGACAGACTATTATGATGATCTGGCTTAGGGTATTTAGAATATACCTTCTTTACTTGCATACGCCCATTTTTATCAGGATATACAActgcaaatgacaattttgcATCTCGTCTTCTGGCAGCTGGAGATACTTCTTTCACCTGAAGGTAATAACAACCAATATCACACACATGAAACCTGTGGATACGAGTGAGGGAAGACAGGAGATAAAAATGATGAATAATAATGCGGAGTTCAGGTTTGCAAACATACGAGATCAGTCATCTCTCTAAGTGTAGCATCCATCCAGGTATAAATTTGAACCTTGTCCTTGGGTTCTCCTTGCCTCTCACTGAAAAATCTTCTTGGGTATGGTGACCTCCAATCTAAAGAAGATgaggaaattaaatttaaattcagcCAATCTGCAAAATAAACCTGTTTGATAAACCAGGAAATGCATACTAGATACAGAATCATTACAAAGCCATTATCATCTCATAATGACAGCACCAACATATTTTAAAGCATTAAAGAAATGGTCACTAAATAAGTGAAAAGACTGTAGTTTGATCTGCTAGCGCGCAAACGGATAGGAACCTTATGAGAATCATGGCAATCTAAAGAGCTAAAATGCTCACAGGCTAACCATAAGTTATTCAGCAAATGTGCTTTCTCAAAAACATCTTGAGCTAAAAAAGAAGCAGTAACAGAATGCTTCTTGTCTGATGGATGCTAAAAAAGAAACAGAAAAGATGTGAAAAAGCACCTGCTGCCTATAGCTGCATGGTACTGAATAATGAGATGCTCTTCTTGTTCTGTAAAATCTTTATGCTTAAGGTCAGGCCTCAGGTAGTTAGTCCACCTAATCCTGCAACTCTTCCTACATCTAATCCTGAAATAAAATTTTTGTTACCAATTCATTTTGTTTGTAGCTGCATGGTACTGATGTTGTGATGTTTGGAAGGAGCTGGGGGAATTCAAGAAGACAGAGTTTGGTTAttgatgatgaagaagatgatgatgaagtTGAGGGAGGTGCAGTTGTTGTAGAAAATGAAATAtcttgaattttaaaaatatattacaACTTACCAATTCAGAGGTTGATGTATTGCAAAATGAGTTGAATTTGATTAAGGAAATGGACAGTAATTTTCATAGAAGTGAAAGCTTGAAGAACTCTGCTTTGCAGTCCGTCACGGAAGATTTAGAGGCAGCAAGGAAAGAATTAGAGGCTATCAAAGCATAAGGGTTTCAAGTTATGGGTAGTATGGATATAATAAGAATTGAGCTGAGTAACATGTCAAAGGAGAGGAGCAAAATTGAGAAAATGGAAGCAGAAACTGAAAATTTGTAAAGAAGCTGAACTCAAAACTTCTTAGAGAGAAAGACAAGTTGGAAGTTGCCAGGGCATCTGAGGAAAAGGCGAAATCAAAATTGGAGTATGATTATTTAACTGGATGTGCGGCCGGAGCTCGAGAGATTGCTGACAAGAAAGTGTCAGCAGCTCATGCATGGGTAGAAGCATTAAAGGCCAGTGAGAGAGAGATCAACATAAAACCTGCACTAGTGGAGAGAAAAATTGGAGAACTTAAGCTAGAAGAAGTAAAGAGGATAGAAGAATCGAAAAACATGGCAGAATCGACAACAGAGGAGCTACAGCAAGAGAGACACCAAAAAAACAAGAGCTTTCAGGAAAAAAAACAAGAGACCATGAGTATACCTCAACACCAGTAAGTCAACCAAAGTTCTGGAGATCTCTCAACTCTCCTACTACAAGACGTATGAGCACTTCAACTTCTTTATCTGTGAAAAGGAGGAGAAATGCAATGCTCAAAGTTGCTTAATATTTTTCTAATGAACACACTGAGAATGACAAGGCAGACACTCACAATTAATCAGGTTCTCTTATATTTATTCCATAGAATCACATTCAACTGCTATGGGATATACAAACCTGCTTCTTCAGAGTGTATTTCTTTTTGGAGATTTTGTAGCCAATACAATGATTTAATAACAAAGTTCTACAGTTAATCTTTAGCAAACTTCAAAAGCAGTCTACTCGTACTTTAAAGCCGATTATAGTAGAAAGCATACCAATCAAAGTTGTACTATACTGCAAGCAGCAAGAGGTGATCAAGCTGACTCCAAACCGAGAATGACCTGTCAAGTCTTCAGGCCCATCACTCCAATTATCTTCATACGCTTTGCGCCAGATTCATGTTAATACGAATCTCAATTGCATACTGCGCTTTCTGAAATTGCACGGAGAAGTTTTATAGGTCAAAAACTGTAGAAAGAGAACACACCCAGGGAGAAAAGATGCAGCTCAGAGAGATAGAGAGGACCTCTATAACCGGAAGAGAGGCAAATGTCCTCTTTGCTTGAGCATTCTTCAAATAATGCGACTCATCTGCTATGACGACCTGCATAAACACAATAGTTCCTAAGACTTTTACCTTGATTTTTATTTGCAATTTCAAGTAAAACCCATCACTAAATTAAATTCACCAACCACATTTATCAACGAAGAAACAAAAACTAACAAAATTCAGTCAATTGCAAGAGTAGCAGCTAGATCTGTATTTTATCTATTTCctcaaaaatatgttttttcttGCAGGCCAAGGCAAGAAAGGAGCCAAGAAATCAATACCAGGCATCCAGACCAACAGTGAGACAGAGTGTTGCATTTTGGGAACAGGGAGCAGGTCAGTGATCAGCCAACGAACCAGGTTTAGACAGACAAATATCTGTTCAAATCCAAATCAAATTTTCACAGACTGAATACAGAAAAGGGATAGTGAACCCTCCTAAGACACTAAATCAGAAAAATACAATTAAAGAAGCGAGCTAGAAAGTCTAAATAAAGCTCAATAAGAGAATCAAACAAACAACTTTTCTTGTGGAGATATCCTCTGGAAAATATCCACCACTAGGACTCTCAACTAAATTACACGTGACATAATGCttcatatttatatttcttaAGCCTATAACTAAGGCTATCTACGAAGTAATATCAAGCACCAATATCAACAACACTGGTACAATAAAAAGATCAAGAATTCAaccagaaaagaaaaaaagagatcaAGAATGAAGAATCAAATATGGCCATCATCTTTTGGAGGCTGAACTCTGAGTtagatccattttcaactcaaAACTGAAACAATTCAAGAGCCTGCTGAATCTCACTGTAAGTTTCAGTTCAGTTTTTTCCCAATTTCAATTGTAGAGTTCCCAAAAATGTGAAATTAGTTTCCAGCAAAACAAAATCAGCATTGATACCAAAAAAAGACCAAGCAGAATCAATGATGAGCTTCCAAATCTTCATTTGACTCATAAATGCAAGCTAAATTCTTAACAATACGGCTAAGTA
This Spinacia oleracea cultivar Varoflay chromosome 6, BTI_SOV_V1, whole genome shotgun sequence DNA region includes the following protein-coding sequences:
- the LOC130462804 gene encoding histone deacetylase complex subunit SAP18-like, whose protein sequence is MDATLREMTDLVKEVSPAARRRDAKLSFAVVYPDKNGRMQVKKVYTPRNAPYASEEIDVVREQWAKFFTSKYLLLA